The following are encoded in a window of Arctopsyche grandis isolate Sample6627 chromosome 4, ASM5162203v2, whole genome shotgun sequence genomic DNA:
- the LOC143910209 gene encoding T-cell activation inhibitor, mitochondrial isoform X1 yields the protein MYINLSKIQCFRIFCRHLSTAEVSTALRPFYFSVHPDLFGRYPEQRSVNENSLKQLSALLEAQQTKTLLPSTTLSFYLREKSQPKGNFKLINIILSGNNVRQSVLAVLKACQLPTDYVDKISKPIPKSNNFKTFGYNTPFDENDPFYTSFIMKEQVSRVKDLNSLNSWVKKNYSSARTKYDSTKATRDHISELQNSLTTKYLLKEIKWDSGWNVSHIRGSLQSFNALATQHPFEMSNLKGRTLVFGQFTGVSLDGDVYLGNTEVRNNWLDSIKKVKQHDDALLSIPMYEKTLSTVLRDIHIKRRKFMPKIQAAEYCKQLRHLTTSLEDVHTSGNGFPKSVPKSLSNYEIVVEQEAGPLMISPTGQIITPSSCPGDQLVSFIAAHLDEAMEGLTQYKINKHTERTLHKECVSRLGLLELMKDDCVTPDRMIQCCQHLLQHASELQNDFQGISLWVTSYYSVLSDGMMCIPWDWKW from the exons atgtatataaaccttTCGAAAATTCAATG TTTTAGGATTTTTTGTCGTCATCTTAGCACTGCTGAAGTTTCAACTGCCCTAAGACCGTTCTATTTTTCTGTGCATCCAGATTTGTTTGGAAGATATCCAGAACAGCGG AGTGTTAATGAGAATTCTTTGAAGCAATTGAGTGCGCTCTTAGAAGCCCAACAAACTAAAACATTATTGCCATCAACGACTCTGTCATTTTATCTCAGAGAAAAATCTCAACCGAAAG gaaattttaaattaataaacataatacTATCTGGCAACAATGTTCGACAGTCCGTCTTAGCAGTACTAAAAGCATGTCAATTACCCACCGATTATGTTGATAAAATTTCTAAGCCTATTCCAAAAAGCAACAATTTCAA AACGTTCGGCTACAACACTCCTTTTGATGAAAATGATCCTTTTTATACTAGTTTCATTATGAAGGAGCAAGTCAGCAGAGTTAAAGATTTGAATTCATTAAA CTCTTGGGTCAAAAAAAACTATTCCAGTGCACGTACAAAATACGATTCAACTAAAGCAACCAGAGATCATATAAGTGAATTGCAGAATTCATTGACAACAAAATATTTGCTTAAAGAA ATAAAATGGGATTCGGGATGGAACGTTAGTCATATACGAGGCAGTTTACAAAGTTTTAACGCACTTGCAACACAACATCCGTTTGAAATGAGCAATCTTAAAG GTCGAACTCTTGTCTTTGGACAGTTCACCGGAGTTAGTTTagacggtgacgtctatttggGAAACACTGAAGTTCGAAACAATTGGCTTGAT tcaataaaaaaagttaaacaaCACGATGATGCTTTACTATCCATTCCAATGTATGAAAAAACATTATCTACCGTACTAcgtgatatacatattaaaagaag aaaatttatgCCTAAGATACAAGCAGCTGAATATTGCAAGCAGCTGCGTCACTTGACAACATCGCTCGAAGATGTTCATACATCGGGAAATGGTTTCCCAAAATCCGTTCCTAAATCGTTGTCCAATTATGAAATTGTCGTTGAGCA GGAAGCAGGACCGTTGATGATTTCGCCAACAGGACAAATTATAACCCCTTCTTCGTGTCCGGGAGATCAATTAGTCAGCTTCATAGCAGCTCATCTAGATGAAGCGATGGAAGGCCTGACACAATACAAAAT AAATAAACACACTGAACGTACTCTTCACAAGGAATGTGTATCGCGTTTGGGTCTTTTGGAACTTATGAAAGATGACTGCGTTACACCAGATCGTATGATACAGTGCTGTCAACATTTGCTGCAACACGCTTCGGaattacaaaat GATTTCCAAGGAATTAGCTTGTGGGTGACGAGCTATTACTCAGTGCTTTCCGACGGTATGATGTGTATACCTTGGGACTGGAAATGGTGA
- the LOC143910209 gene encoding T-cell activation inhibitor, mitochondrial isoform X3, producing MTIGTAEVSTALRPFYFSVHPDLFGRYPEQRSVNENSLKQLSALLEAQQTKTLLPSTTLSFYLREKSQPKGNFKLINIILSGNNVRQSVLAVLKACQLPTDYVDKISKPIPKSNNFKTFGYNTPFDENDPFYTSFIMKEQVSRVKDLNSLNSWVKKNYSSARTKYDSTKATRDHISELQNSLTTKYLLKEIKWDSGWNVSHIRGSLQSFNALATQHPFEMSNLKGRTLVFGQFTGVSLDGDVYLGNTEVRNNWLDSIKKVKQHDDALLSIPMYEKTLSTVLRDIHIKRRKFMPKIQAAEYCKQLRHLTTSLEDVHTSGNGFPKSVPKSLSNYEIVVEQEAGPLMISPTGQIITPSSCPGDQLVSFIAAHLDEAMEGLTQYKINKHTERTLHKECVSRLGLLELMKDDCVTPDRMIQCCQHLLQHASELQNDFQGISLWVTSYYSVLSDGMMCIPWDWKW from the exons ATGACTATAGG CACTGCTGAAGTTTCAACTGCCCTAAGACCGTTCTATTTTTCTGTGCATCCAGATTTGTTTGGAAGATATCCAGAACAGCGG AGTGTTAATGAGAATTCTTTGAAGCAATTGAGTGCGCTCTTAGAAGCCCAACAAACTAAAACATTATTGCCATCAACGACTCTGTCATTTTATCTCAGAGAAAAATCTCAACCGAAAG gaaattttaaattaataaacataatacTATCTGGCAACAATGTTCGACAGTCCGTCTTAGCAGTACTAAAAGCATGTCAATTACCCACCGATTATGTTGATAAAATTTCTAAGCCTATTCCAAAAAGCAACAATTTCAA AACGTTCGGCTACAACACTCCTTTTGATGAAAATGATCCTTTTTATACTAGTTTCATTATGAAGGAGCAAGTCAGCAGAGTTAAAGATTTGAATTCATTAAA CTCTTGGGTCAAAAAAAACTATTCCAGTGCACGTACAAAATACGATTCAACTAAAGCAACCAGAGATCATATAAGTGAATTGCAGAATTCATTGACAACAAAATATTTGCTTAAAGAA ATAAAATGGGATTCGGGATGGAACGTTAGTCATATACGAGGCAGTTTACAAAGTTTTAACGCACTTGCAACACAACATCCGTTTGAAATGAGCAATCTTAAAG GTCGAACTCTTGTCTTTGGACAGTTCACCGGAGTTAGTTTagacggtgacgtctatttggGAAACACTGAAGTTCGAAACAATTGGCTTGAT tcaataaaaaaagttaaacaaCACGATGATGCTTTACTATCCATTCCAATGTATGAAAAAACATTATCTACCGTACTAcgtgatatacatattaaaagaag aaaatttatgCCTAAGATACAAGCAGCTGAATATTGCAAGCAGCTGCGTCACTTGACAACATCGCTCGAAGATGTTCATACATCGGGAAATGGTTTCCCAAAATCCGTTCCTAAATCGTTGTCCAATTATGAAATTGTCGTTGAGCA GGAAGCAGGACCGTTGATGATTTCGCCAACAGGACAAATTATAACCCCTTCTTCGTGTCCGGGAGATCAATTAGTCAGCTTCATAGCAGCTCATCTAGATGAAGCGATGGAAGGCCTGACACAATACAAAAT AAATAAACACACTGAACGTACTCTTCACAAGGAATGTGTATCGCGTTTGGGTCTTTTGGAACTTATGAAAGATGACTGCGTTACACCAGATCGTATGATACAGTGCTGTCAACATTTGCTGCAACACGCTTCGGaattacaaaat GATTTCCAAGGAATTAGCTTGTGGGTGACGAGCTATTACTCAGTGCTTTCCGACGGTATGATGTGTATACCTTGGGACTGGAAATGGTGA
- the LOC143910209 gene encoding T-cell activation inhibitor, mitochondrial isoform X2: MTIGIFCRHLSTAEVSTALRPFYFSVHPDLFGRYPEQRSVNENSLKQLSALLEAQQTKTLLPSTTLSFYLREKSQPKGNFKLINIILSGNNVRQSVLAVLKACQLPTDYVDKISKPIPKSNNFKTFGYNTPFDENDPFYTSFIMKEQVSRVKDLNSLNSWVKKNYSSARTKYDSTKATRDHISELQNSLTTKYLLKEIKWDSGWNVSHIRGSLQSFNALATQHPFEMSNLKGRTLVFGQFTGVSLDGDVYLGNTEVRNNWLDSIKKVKQHDDALLSIPMYEKTLSTVLRDIHIKRRKFMPKIQAAEYCKQLRHLTTSLEDVHTSGNGFPKSVPKSLSNYEIVVEQEAGPLMISPTGQIITPSSCPGDQLVSFIAAHLDEAMEGLTQYKINKHTERTLHKECVSRLGLLELMKDDCVTPDRMIQCCQHLLQHASELQNDFQGISLWVTSYYSVLSDGMMCIPWDWKW; the protein is encoded by the exons ATGACTATAGG GATTTTTTGTCGTCATCTTAGCACTGCTGAAGTTTCAACTGCCCTAAGACCGTTCTATTTTTCTGTGCATCCAGATTTGTTTGGAAGATATCCAGAACAGCGG AGTGTTAATGAGAATTCTTTGAAGCAATTGAGTGCGCTCTTAGAAGCCCAACAAACTAAAACATTATTGCCATCAACGACTCTGTCATTTTATCTCAGAGAAAAATCTCAACCGAAAG gaaattttaaattaataaacataatacTATCTGGCAACAATGTTCGACAGTCCGTCTTAGCAGTACTAAAAGCATGTCAATTACCCACCGATTATGTTGATAAAATTTCTAAGCCTATTCCAAAAAGCAACAATTTCAA AACGTTCGGCTACAACACTCCTTTTGATGAAAATGATCCTTTTTATACTAGTTTCATTATGAAGGAGCAAGTCAGCAGAGTTAAAGATTTGAATTCATTAAA CTCTTGGGTCAAAAAAAACTATTCCAGTGCACGTACAAAATACGATTCAACTAAAGCAACCAGAGATCATATAAGTGAATTGCAGAATTCATTGACAACAAAATATTTGCTTAAAGAA ATAAAATGGGATTCGGGATGGAACGTTAGTCATATACGAGGCAGTTTACAAAGTTTTAACGCACTTGCAACACAACATCCGTTTGAAATGAGCAATCTTAAAG GTCGAACTCTTGTCTTTGGACAGTTCACCGGAGTTAGTTTagacggtgacgtctatttggGAAACACTGAAGTTCGAAACAATTGGCTTGAT tcaataaaaaaagttaaacaaCACGATGATGCTTTACTATCCATTCCAATGTATGAAAAAACATTATCTACCGTACTAcgtgatatacatattaaaagaag aaaatttatgCCTAAGATACAAGCAGCTGAATATTGCAAGCAGCTGCGTCACTTGACAACATCGCTCGAAGATGTTCATACATCGGGAAATGGTTTCCCAAAATCCGTTCCTAAATCGTTGTCCAATTATGAAATTGTCGTTGAGCA GGAAGCAGGACCGTTGATGATTTCGCCAACAGGACAAATTATAACCCCTTCTTCGTGTCCGGGAGATCAATTAGTCAGCTTCATAGCAGCTCATCTAGATGAAGCGATGGAAGGCCTGACACAATACAAAAT AAATAAACACACTGAACGTACTCTTCACAAGGAATGTGTATCGCGTTTGGGTCTTTTGGAACTTATGAAAGATGACTGCGTTACACCAGATCGTATGATACAGTGCTGTCAACATTTGCTGCAACACGCTTCGGaattacaaaat GATTTCCAAGGAATTAGCTTGTGGGTGACGAGCTATTACTCAGTGCTTTCCGACGGTATGATGTGTATACCTTGGGACTGGAAATGGTGA